The nucleotide window GCAGGGCCAGGAGATCGGCCGGATCCCGGTCGACTCCATCTACTCGCCGGTGCTCAAGGTCACCTACAAGGTCGAGGCGACCCGTGTCGAGCAGCGCACCGACTTCGACAAGCTGATCGTCGACGTCGAGACCAAGCAGGCCATGCGGCCGCGGGACGCGATGGCCTCGGCGGGCAAGACCCTGGTCGAGCTGTTCGGCCTGGCCCGTGAGCTCAACGTGGACGCCGAGGGCATCGACATGGGTCCGTCCCCGACGGACGCCGCGCTCGCCGCGGACCTGGCGCTGCCGATCGAGGAGCTGGAGCTCACCGTCCGCTCCTACAACTGCCTCAAGCGCGAGGGCATCCACTCCGTGGGTGAGCTCGTCGCGCGCAGCGAGGCCGACCTGCTCGACATCCGCAACTTCGGTGCGAAGTCGATCGACGAGGTCAAGGCGAAGCTGGCCGGCATGGGCCTGGCCCTGAAGGACAGCCCGCCCGGATTCGACCCGACCGCCGCCGCCGACGCGTTCGGCGCGGACGACGACGACGCCGGCTTCGTCGAGACCGAGCAGTACTGATCCGCGAGCGGTACTGAGACTGCCC belongs to Streptantibioticus cattleyicolor NRRL 8057 = DSM 46488 and includes:
- a CDS encoding DNA-directed RNA polymerase subunit alpha, producing MLIAQRPSLTEEVVDEYRSRFVIEPLEPGFGYTLGNSLRRTLLSSIPGAAVTSIRIDGVLHEFTTVPGVKEDVTDLILNIKQLVVSSEHDEPVVMYLRKQGPGVVTAADIAPPAGVEVHNPDLVLATLNGKGKLEMELTVERGRGYVSAVQNKQQGQEIGRIPVDSIYSPVLKVTYKVEATRVEQRTDFDKLIVDVETKQAMRPRDAMASAGKTLVELFGLARELNVDAEGIDMGPSPTDAALAADLALPIEELELTVRSYNCLKREGIHSVGELVARSEADLLDIRNFGAKSIDEVKAKLAGMGLALKDSPPGFDPTAAADAFGADDDDAGFVETEQY